A portion of the Juglans microcarpa x Juglans regia isolate MS1-56 chromosome 1D, Jm3101_v1.0, whole genome shotgun sequence genome contains these proteins:
- the LOC121249427 gene encoding high mobility group B protein 1-like, with protein MKIAKGKSSTRKDKTEVSKPVEERKVGKRKAAVKADKSRLKLTKKAKLDKKDPNKPKRPPSAFFVFLEEFRKTYKQEHPNVKAVSAVGKAGGAKWKSLSATEKSPYEAKAAQMKSDYEKLMTTYNKKQESTNDNDDEDEESKSALNDEDDEESGEDEEDDEDEDD; from the exons ATGAAGATTGCGAAGGGAAAATCGTCAACAAGGAAGGACAAAACAGAAGTATCAAAGCCGGTTGAGGAGAG aaagGTTGGAAAGCGAAAGGCAGCAGTTAAGGCTGATAAGAGTCGCTTGAAATTGACCAAGAAAGCAAAATTGGACAAGAAAGATCCCAACAAACCAAAGAGGCCTCCAAGTGCCTTCTTTGTTTTTCT AGAAGAGTTTCGAAAAACTTACAAGCAAGAGCACCCCAACGTGAAAGCTGTTTCAGCT GTTGGAAAAGCAGGAGGTGCGAAGTGGAAATCATTGTCTGCCACG GAGAAATCTCCATATGAAGCTAAAGCAGCACAAATGAAGTCAGATTATGAGAAGCTTATGacaacatacaataaaaaacag GAAAGTACgaatgataatgatgatgaagatgaagagtcAAAATCTGCTctgaatgatgaagatgatgaggaaaGTGGGGAG